One genomic region from Desulfobacterales bacterium encodes:
- a CDS encoding ABC transporter ATP-binding protein: MFKKPHNGKGGPVDSEPADFIHAAGISKTFSHNNVRLEILRGVNFSLQKGETVAIVGASGIGKSTLLHIMGALDRPDKGALWYQGKNVFLFDDDELAVFRNESVGFIFQFHHLLPEFTAIENAMMPALIKGCKPQLAEESAETILVRVGLKDRLHHKIGKLSGGEQQRVALARALVLNPLLLLADEPTGNLDKHNSEQVHELLLKLNQDFNTTLVVVTHNMELAGYMSRSVTLSEGQLVDA; encoded by the coding sequence GTGTTCAAAAAGCCACATAACGGAAAGGGCGGCCCCGTCGACTCGGAACCGGCTGATTTTATTCATGCTGCCGGCATATCAAAAACGTTCAGCCATAACAATGTCCGGCTTGAAATTTTAAGGGGAGTCAATTTCAGCCTGCAGAAAGGTGAAACCGTGGCCATTGTGGGTGCTTCCGGCATCGGCAAGTCGACGCTCCTGCATATTATGGGGGCGCTGGACCGGCCTGATAAGGGGGCGCTCTGGTATCAGGGAAAAAATGTTTTCCTGTTCGATGATGATGAACTGGCTGTCTTTCGGAATGAATCGGTGGGCTTTATCTTTCAGTTTCATCATCTCCTGCCCGAATTCACCGCAATTGAAAACGCCATGATGCCGGCACTGATCAAGGGCTGTAAACCCCAACTTGCCGAGGAATCAGCAGAAACCATACTCGTCCGGGTGGGGCTCAAGGACCGGTTGCACCACAAAATCGGTAAACTTTCCGGAGGGGAGCAGCAACGGGTGGCATTGGCCCGGGCACTTGTCTTAAATCCGCTCTTGCTGCTGGCCGATGAACCGACCGGGAATCTGGACAAGCACAACAGTGAACAGGTCCACGAGTTATTGCTGAAGTTGAACCAGGATTTTAACACGACATTGGTTGTTGTGACCCACAATATGGAGCTTGCCGGTTATATGTCAAGGTCTGTGACGCTTAGCGAGGGACAGTTGGTTGACGCCTGA